A genomic segment from Candidatus Hydrogenedentota bacterium encodes:
- a CDS encoding glycoside hydrolase family 38 C-terminal domain-containing protein — protein sequence MDVHSLSELAAGNSISSWMVLGPFVVRTGWQFEREYLYERDRILDIDYLAADGGEARVQPEPGGVHENAGLGPKQLRWTAYPGTELDGNQIAGDAIYETVQRNCVIYAAAFVECEAETAALLDAYHSGMKAWLNGHLVCNEPYGIPKGVRVTMPSKIVSLTAGRNLLLVKFRPGYIADGIDFRVHGVRLLPLASERGMPIALGRIRALPRFTGSPETPCQVIEAAVVNMSNVDVRVSMICAAKALGAEGKMEVVLPPNRITPVRMSLPAPPSAAGKRVEAVVIARLYGRELAVPFAYEAVSPPKRNGVEMVLTSFHFDTTYHEEQRVYAMGAFDIVRQYCRLHREDPNFRSTLSEVDYLKPYFDVFPEDRATLMQVFRENRSNSDVMYNQPNEMNCGGEALVRNFVYGQLFHGRVLGRICHVYAPGDVFGHPNQLSQIARKAGCMGVSWDKYIYNFPPLFQHLSLDGTGLPHKRGDWGWGEAADMGLSVVVGDIEQTPPTDWHETLMPQVKQATYRDLFDTVARQCDDSGARLPVTSRDMSLYHAATAMSRINLKIANRLGENMLLMVERFATIATLLGAAYPDRALDKAWRQLLCGQHHDSITGTHNEISYVDLMNAYREVLELGSDALDRTLDYLGRAVQSDGIDRPLVVFNPVAWERTDVVRARINVGGMDSFALADHNGNEVPFEMLEAVRNRSGSIAEAQISFVAKNMPSLGYRRYQLMASGGTAKTRKVTVGRTTIENKYYKITVDPARGGGIVSLYDKKAKREVLQQGGHVGNEIAVLHEVADREETQHEFYTTGLKLFSSEVPAGVVALRGPVTETLRVTYRLGDLCGVTQEITLTKGVARIDFKTILEDYQGEDHLFCVTFPVDVKGGAPVFDERFGVVTRNGSKNHLDFRTHQMAMFSDCAVYAANKWMECGVSAQLKAGRNAYALSMVGLVTPKAREVVRTGEELQRALIQKGITCTPWHDKGGPHWGSYQDHMDDDLLYTRFRISLGVRRNNHYSNHVLNLQEAKTVAEFQQQLNEEGYAYLFAADSELEDASWGPVPVLVVEGKTQKDLSAACEKLLADFRETGFLRIPGKCDATGWNGKIDEYGVAMLNEGTYANSLEKGGTLCMMLCHTCRWYGAANNFSEGYLVPENKNHVFRYALYPHSGDWREAGTQRVAYEYNFPLLAREVKPAAKAALPPEHAFLTVAPRNIILEAMKPFGNPMAAFQRAHASNAADGVILRLYDTEGLDTNARVTFSSGMTRGWLSNLLEEELRPLPVREDGLDLHVPPFSIETAGFVPNAFAAKGGKRPLGAEAEPVQPVWVRSWEHDAGAMPMGYGAVTCTLGREVMEEEDGRVLRVKVNAVNDFTDAGIKVTAAVSVPKGWQASAGTLEFDLPPLEHGTKEVLVTRPSRDAAGQVKLRCEFDGQTFQDVLEIGEAFDLAMKTENAGSEIVVWLTNRTGEAIDAEVAMAAPLEAWSFKEAGGYSLLSITPRTQGVSVNAGDTATLRFRVLGSGLEPSGRPDSYWAVAKLMCNGRITLARCDRRPGRRLMYARKWNSMLEEKARTRRSK from the coding sequence ATGGACGTCCATTCCCTTTCGGAACTTGCAGCGGGGAATTCCATCTCCAGCTGGATGGTGTTGGGACCGTTCGTGGTCAGGACGGGCTGGCAATTCGAGCGCGAGTATCTGTATGAGCGGGACCGCATCCTCGATATCGACTATCTGGCGGCGGACGGCGGCGAGGCCAGGGTGCAGCCGGAGCCGGGGGGCGTGCATGAAAACGCCGGATTGGGCCCGAAGCAGCTCCGTTGGACGGCATACCCGGGTACGGAACTCGACGGGAATCAGATTGCGGGGGATGCCATCTACGAGACCGTGCAGCGCAACTGCGTGATCTACGCGGCGGCGTTTGTGGAGTGCGAGGCGGAGACGGCGGCGCTGCTCGATGCCTATCATTCGGGGATGAAGGCCTGGCTCAACGGGCATCTGGTCTGCAACGAACCGTACGGCATTCCCAAGGGCGTGCGGGTGACCATGCCCAGCAAGATCGTCTCGCTGACGGCCGGCCGCAACTTGCTGCTGGTCAAGTTTCGTCCCGGGTATATCGCTGACGGGATCGATTTTCGTGTGCACGGCGTGCGCCTTTTGCCGCTGGCAAGCGAGCGTGGGATGCCCATCGCGCTGGGACGAATCCGGGCGCTGCCGCGGTTCACCGGCTCGCCCGAGACGCCGTGTCAGGTCATCGAAGCGGCGGTGGTGAACATGTCCAACGTTGATGTAAGGGTTTCGATGATATGCGCGGCGAAGGCGCTGGGCGCCGAGGGAAAGATGGAGGTGGTTTTGCCGCCGAACCGTATCACGCCGGTGCGGATGAGCTTGCCGGCGCCGCCATCGGCCGCGGGCAAGCGTGTCGAGGCGGTAGTCATAGCGCGGCTGTACGGCCGTGAGCTTGCGGTACCTTTCGCGTACGAGGCGGTCTCGCCTCCCAAGCGGAACGGCGTGGAGATGGTGTTGACATCGTTCCATTTCGATACGACCTATCACGAAGAGCAGCGCGTCTATGCCATGGGGGCGTTCGATATTGTCCGCCAGTACTGCAGATTGCACCGCGAAGACCCCAATTTCCGGTCGACGTTGTCCGAGGTGGATTATCTCAAGCCCTATTTTGACGTGTTTCCGGAAGACCGCGCGACCCTGATGCAGGTATTCCGCGAGAACCGCTCGAATTCCGACGTGATGTATAACCAGCCCAACGAGATGAATTGCGGGGGCGAGGCCTTGGTGCGGAACTTCGTTTACGGACAGCTTTTCCATGGGCGCGTGCTGGGGCGCATCTGCCATGTCTACGCGCCCGGCGACGTGTTCGGCCACCCGAACCAGTTGTCGCAAATCGCGCGGAAGGCTGGATGCATGGGCGTGAGTTGGGACAAGTACATCTACAACTTTCCGCCCTTGTTCCAGCACCTCTCGCTGGACGGTACGGGATTGCCTCACAAGCGCGGTGATTGGGGATGGGGCGAAGCGGCTGACATGGGACTGTCGGTGGTGGTTGGCGACATCGAGCAGACGCCGCCCACGGATTGGCACGAAACCCTGATGCCCCAAGTGAAACAGGCGACATACCGGGACCTGTTCGACACCGTTGCCCGGCAATGTGACGACAGCGGTGCGCGCCTGCCGGTGACCTCGCGCGACATGTCGCTTTACCATGCGGCCACAGCCATGTCGCGCATCAACCTGAAGATCGCCAACCGTCTGGGCGAGAACATGCTGCTCATGGTGGAGCGGTTTGCGACGATCGCGACCCTTCTGGGCGCGGCCTATCCGGACCGTGCGCTCGACAAGGCGTGGCGGCAGCTGCTGTGCGGGCAGCACCATGACTCGATCACCGGCACGCATAACGAAATCTCTTATGTCGACTTGATGAATGCGTATCGTGAGGTGCTTGAACTGGGTTCGGACGCGCTCGACCGCACGCTCGACTATCTCGGCAGAGCGGTCCAATCCGATGGGATTGACCGGCCCCTTGTGGTGTTCAACCCGGTGGCGTGGGAACGTACGGACGTCGTGCGCGCGCGGATTAACGTGGGCGGCATGGACAGCTTCGCGCTCGCCGACCACAACGGGAACGAGGTGCCTTTCGAGATGCTCGAGGCGGTGCGCAACCGCAGCGGCAGCATCGCGGAAGCGCAGATTTCGTTCGTAGCGAAAAACATGCCTTCCCTCGGGTACCGGCGTTACCAGTTGATGGCCTCGGGCGGGACTGCAAAGACACGCAAGGTCACAGTGGGCCGTACCACCATCGAAAACAAGTACTACAAGATCACCGTCGACCCGGCGCGCGGGGGCGGCATCGTCAGCCTGTACGACAAGAAAGCGAAGCGCGAGGTCTTGCAGCAGGGAGGGCATGTGGGGAATGAGATTGCGGTTCTTCATGAGGTCGCGGACCGCGAAGAAACCCAGCACGAGTTCTACACGACGGGTCTCAAGCTGTTTTCGAGCGAAGTTCCAGCCGGGGTCGTGGCGTTGCGGGGTCCCGTTACCGAGACGTTGCGGGTCACGTACCGGCTGGGCGATCTTTGCGGCGTGACCCAGGAGATTACGCTCACGAAAGGCGTTGCGCGGATCGATTTCAAGACGATCCTCGAGGATTACCAGGGCGAAGATCATCTGTTTTGCGTGACGTTCCCGGTGGATGTGAAGGGCGGGGCGCCGGTTTTCGATGAGCGGTTCGGGGTAGTCACGCGCAACGGGAGCAAGAACCACCTCGATTTCCGCACCCATCAGATGGCGATGTTCAGCGATTGCGCGGTGTATGCGGCCAACAAATGGATGGAGTGCGGGGTTTCGGCGCAGCTCAAGGCCGGGCGCAACGCCTATGCGTTGAGTATGGTGGGACTGGTTACCCCGAAGGCGCGCGAGGTGGTGCGCACGGGCGAGGAATTGCAGCGGGCGCTGATCCAAAAAGGCATAACGTGTACACCGTGGCACGACAAAGGCGGTCCGCATTGGGGCTCGTATCAGGACCACATGGACGATGACCTCTTGTACACGCGGTTCCGAATCTCGCTGGGTGTTCGTCGCAACAACCATTACTCGAACCACGTGCTCAACCTTCAGGAAGCCAAGACGGTCGCGGAGTTTCAGCAGCAGCTCAACGAGGAGGGATACGCGTATTTGTTCGCCGCGGATTCCGAATTGGAGGACGCTTCGTGGGGGCCTGTTCCCGTACTGGTGGTGGAAGGCAAGACCCAAAAGGACCTGTCGGCCGCCTGTGAGAAGCTGTTGGCCGATTTCCGAGAGACCGGTTTCTTGCGGATCCCGGGAAAATGCGACGCTACGGGTTGGAACGGCAAAATCGATGAGTATGGCGTGGCCATGCTGAACGAAGGCACCTATGCGAACAGCCTGGAAAAGGGAGGCACGCTGTGCATGATGCTGTGCCATACGTGCCGGTGGTATGGAGCCGCAAACAATTTCAGCGAAGGATACCTTGTTCCCGAGAACAAGAACCACGTGTTCCGCTATGCGTTGTATCCGCACAGCGGGGATTGGCGGGAGGCCGGCACGCAGCGCGTTGCGTACGAGTACAATTTCCCGCTTCTAGCCCGCGAGGTGAAGCCGGCAGCGAAAGCGGCCCTGCCGCCGGAACACGCTTTTCTGACCGTTGCGCCCAGGAACATCATCCTCGAGGCCATGAAACCGTTTGGCAACCCGATGGCGGCGTTTCAGCGGGCGCATGCATCGAATGCGGCCGATGGCGTTATTTTGCGTCTGTACGACACCGAGGGTCTTGACACGAACGCGCGGGTCACTTTTTCGAGCGGCATGACACGCGGGTGGTTGTCGAACCTGCTCGAAGAAGAATTGCGCCCGCTTCCCGTGCGCGAAGACGGATTGGACCTGCATGTGCCGCCGTTTTCGATCGAGACGGCAGGGTTCGTTCCTAACGCGTTTGCGGCCAAAGGAGGCAAACGCCCGCTTGGGGCAGAGGCCGAGCCGGTCCAGCCGGTATGGGTTCGTTCGTGGGAGCACGACGCCGGCGCTATGCCGATGGGATATGGAGCGGTAACCTGCACGCTTGGCCGGGAGGTGATGGAGGAAGAGGATGGCCGCGTTCTGAGGGTCAAAGTGAACGCGGTGAACGATTTCACCGATGCCGGCATCAAGGTCACGGCCGCCGTAAGCGTGCCGAAGGGATGGCAGGCGTCGGCGGGCACGCTCGAATTTGATCTGCCCCCGCTTGAGCACGGCACGAAAGAGGTGCTGGTGACGCGGCCTTCCCGTGACGCGGCCGGGCAAGTGAAACTGCGCTGCGAGTTCGATGGCCAGACCTTCCAGGACGTGTTGGAGATCGGCGAAGCCTTTGATCTGGCCATGAAAACCGAGAACGCGGGCAGCGAGATTGTGGTATGGCTGACCAACCGTACGGGGGAGGCGATCGACGCGGAGGTGGCCATGGCGGCGCCTCTCGAAGCATGGTCTTTCAAGGAAGCGGGCGGCTATTCGCTGCTGTCCATCACGCCGCGAACGCAGGGCGTGAGCGTTAACGCGGGAGATACGGCGACACTGCGGTTCCGAGTCTTGGGGTCGGGATTGGAGCCTTCCGGCCGGCCGGATTCGTATTGGGCCGTGGCGAAACTCATGTGCAACGGCCGCATTACGCTCGCGCGGTGCGACCGGCGTCCCGGGCGCCGCTTGATGTACGCGCGCAAGTGGAATAGCATGCTCGAAGAGAAAGCGCGAACACGCCGGAGCAAGTGA
- a CDS encoding glycoside hydrolase family 38 C-terminal domain-containing protein has translation MIPPKAIEKLRQRIALLGEWRYAKAADVPLEAAETMEHLRVPPGTKSDTGPRFKAAPIGSRWGQEWGTVWFRGETRIPPECAGRRVYYRMDSFADKLLFVNGKPFAGMNPWHREALLAAPATGRERFVFHIDQYTGHRIPNVRPTNPYVYFHQFTGADPGQAPPLELEASELVVEREATASLHYGADVLLRTALTLDTNSLRRARIIDELNRAMDLIPIHWESDGELEEAAKLAGRILAPLLAAPNGPTTPMVGLAGHTHIDVGWLWPIAESTRKAAKTFSGMLHLMDHYPEMRFLQSQPVLIDLIQREYPDIVKRIQGEVKTGRWEPNGGMWAEADCNLTSGESLVRQILEGHKKTRELFDYRSDTLWLPDVFGYSAALPQILKKCGILNFVTSKINWNDTTRFPYDTFWWQGIDGSQVFTHYITCRNGGYNAEVGPEISKDCWDQVQQKELQDATLSSIGYGDGGGGVTREMCERARRMNDLEGCVKTAFVNVSEFLARLREQKVKRPRWVGELYLETHRGTYTSQARTKRHNRRLELLLREVELVSVQAMRYGLKYPAKKLERLWRTLLTHQFHDILPGSSIRRVYDDAEAAYAGMEKDLGNLKRKALKTLAEHVDTSRTGTPYLVSNSLSWAREGLIFVKCDKGLVVDDADGEPVPCQWVCDGKTRGLAIAVTADALSVAPIYLRQGADAPMSPFANHDRALETPYYRVKFDASGKITSLIDRSVDRELVKQGRRLNDFYTAEDVPVTWDAWDIDLFYRDKVVPQDRLVSREVVTEGPLFITIRSTYEIGRRSELVQEMTFYAASPRIDFKTRVDWQETHTLLKVGFPLDLNAPVFRSEIQFGHVIRNTHSNTPHDRAQFEVCAHKWVDLSEGDYGVALLNDGKYGHDTLDNMLSLTLLKSPVSPDPQADRGEHTFTYALLPHLGGFMADEVVREAYNLNVPLSFVTAGHGAAEAKAIRFCSVSNPNVVVETVKKAENSDAVIMRLYEAGNSRGQTTLTFDRRVKQACECNLLEEGELPVKVRRRSVTVPVAPFEIKTLRIVFD, from the coding sequence ATGATCCCGCCGAAAGCCATAGAAAAACTGAGACAGCGGATAGCCTTGCTCGGCGAGTGGCGTTATGCGAAGGCCGCGGACGTTCCTCTCGAGGCCGCGGAAACGATGGAGCACCTGCGGGTGCCCCCGGGCACGAAAAGTGACACTGGGCCGCGGTTCAAGGCGGCGCCGATTGGCAGCCGGTGGGGCCAGGAATGGGGAACGGTGTGGTTCCGGGGCGAGACGCGCATCCCGCCGGAATGCGCCGGGCGGCGGGTTTACTACCGCATGGATTCGTTTGCGGACAAGCTCCTCTTCGTGAACGGCAAGCCTTTCGCGGGAATGAACCCCTGGCATCGCGAGGCGCTGCTGGCCGCGCCGGCGACGGGCCGCGAGCGGTTCGTGTTTCACATTGATCAATACACGGGCCACCGCATTCCGAACGTGCGGCCTACCAATCCCTACGTGTATTTTCATCAGTTCACGGGCGCCGACCCCGGCCAGGCGCCTCCGCTCGAACTGGAGGCCAGCGAACTGGTCGTTGAACGCGAAGCCACGGCGTCGTTGCATTACGGCGCCGACGTTCTGTTACGGACCGCTCTTACGCTCGATACGAACTCGTTGCGGCGCGCGCGCATCATCGACGAATTGAACCGCGCCATGGATCTGATTCCGATCCACTGGGAGAGCGATGGCGAGTTGGAAGAAGCGGCGAAGCTGGCGGGGCGCATCCTCGCGCCCTTGTTGGCGGCGCCGAATGGCCCGACCACCCCGATGGTGGGCCTGGCGGGGCACACGCATATTGACGTGGGCTGGCTCTGGCCGATCGCCGAGTCGACCCGGAAAGCGGCGAAGACCTTCTCGGGCATGCTGCACCTGATGGACCATTACCCCGAGATGCGGTTTCTGCAGTCGCAGCCGGTTCTGATTGATTTGATACAGCGCGAGTACCCGGACATCGTGAAACGGATTCAGGGGGAAGTGAAGACGGGCCGTTGGGAGCCGAATGGCGGCATGTGGGCCGAGGCCGACTGCAACCTTACGAGCGGCGAGTCGCTTGTGCGGCAAATCCTCGAAGGACACAAAAAGACCCGGGAGCTATTCGACTACAGGAGCGACACGCTCTGGCTTCCGGACGTGTTCGGCTATTCGGCGGCATTGCCGCAGATTCTCAAGAAATGCGGCATCCTCAACTTTGTTACGAGCAAGATCAACTGGAACGACACCACGCGGTTTCCCTACGACACGTTCTGGTGGCAGGGTATCGACGGCAGCCAGGTTTTCACCCACTACATCACCTGCCGGAACGGCGGCTACAACGCTGAGGTGGGTCCGGAGATTTCGAAGGACTGCTGGGACCAGGTGCAGCAAAAAGAGCTCCAGGACGCCACGCTGTCGTCGATCGGATACGGAGACGGGGGTGGGGGCGTCACGCGGGAGATGTGCGAGCGGGCTCGCCGGATGAACGACCTCGAGGGATGCGTCAAGACGGCGTTCGTCAATGTGTCGGAGTTTCTGGCGCGGTTGCGCGAGCAGAAGGTGAAACGCCCGCGGTGGGTTGGCGAGCTTTACCTGGAGACACATCGCGGCACGTACACGAGCCAGGCGCGGACCAAGCGGCACAACCGCAGGCTCGAGCTTCTGTTGCGCGAAGTCGAACTGGTGTCGGTTCAGGCGATGCGGTACGGGCTCAAGTACCCTGCCAAGAAGCTCGAGCGTCTCTGGCGGACGTTGCTGACCCATCAGTTCCACGACATCTTGCCGGGGTCTTCGATCCGGCGGGTTTACGATGACGCCGAAGCGGCGTATGCAGGGATGGAGAAAGACCTCGGCAATCTCAAGCGGAAAGCCCTCAAGACTCTGGCGGAACACGTGGACACGAGCAGGACGGGGACCCCGTATCTGGTCTCGAACAGCCTTTCGTGGGCGCGTGAGGGGTTGATCTTCGTCAAATGCGACAAGGGGCTCGTTGTGGACGACGCCGACGGGGAACCCGTTCCTTGCCAATGGGTGTGTGACGGCAAGACGCGGGGGCTGGCCATTGCCGTGACCGCCGACGCGCTCAGCGTGGCGCCGATCTATCTGCGGCAAGGGGCCGATGCGCCGATGTCGCCTTTCGCGAATCATGACCGCGCCCTCGAGACGCCTTATTACAGAGTGAAGTTCGATGCGTCGGGGAAGATCACGAGCTTGATTGATCGTTCCGTGGATCGCGAGCTGGTAAAGCAGGGGCGCCGCCTGAATGATTTCTATACGGCCGAGGACGTGCCCGTCACCTGGGATGCGTGGGACATCGATCTCTTCTACCGCGACAAGGTTGTCCCGCAGGACCGTCTGGTCTCACGCGAGGTCGTGACGGAGGGGCCGTTGTTCATAACGATACGGTCGACGTACGAAATCGGCCGCCGGTCGGAGCTGGTTCAGGAGATGACGTTTTATGCGGCCTCCCCGCGGATCGATTTCAAGACGCGGGTGGATTGGCAGGAGACGCACACGCTGTTAAAGGTGGGATTTCCTCTGGACCTGAACGCGCCGGTGTTTCGAAGCGAGATTCAGTTTGGGCATGTTATCCGCAACACGCACAGCAACACGCCGCACGATCGGGCGCAGTTCGAGGTTTGTGCGCACAAATGGGTGGACCTTTCCGAGGGGGACTACGGCGTGGCGTTGTTGAATGATGGCAAGTACGGCCACGACACCCTCGACAACATGTTGTCGCTGACCCTGTTGAAATCGCCGGTGTCGCCCGATCCGCAAGCAGACCGGGGCGAACATACGTTTACCTACGCGTTATTGCCGCACCTGGGCGGGTTCATGGCGGACGAGGTGGTGCGCGAAGCGTACAATCTGAACGTGCCGCTGTCGTTCGTCACGGCTGGGCACGGCGCGGCAGAGGCGAAAGCCATACGGTTCTGCTCGGTATCCAATCCGAACGTGGTGGTGGAAACGGTCAAGAAAGCCGAAAACAGTGACGCGGTCATCATGCGTTTGTACGAGGCGGGCAATAGCCGGGGTCAAACCACGCTGACGTTCGACCGCCGCGTCAAGCAGGCCTGCGAATGCAATCTTCTCGAAGAAGGTGAGCTGCCCGTGAAGGTCCGGCGGCGTAGCGTGACTGTTCCGGTCGCGCCCTTTGAGATCAAGACACTCAGGATCGTCTTCGACTAG
- a CDS encoding L,D-transpeptidase: MTQGEEEKPGRFGMPAVSRAHHPVGRSVILGDLEGKRLPQEGLVTAVRHEGLTIWTSAPFKAGERLFIEFPVAHPTEPRRTAIIRGNVSALRETGGECVLEVRLILMPNIPVTDVAASHLNAQEAAALIREVQNDLETAGDSGALPVADFTQLLPSPNTPARPRHRRRRVLAALEMLAAALLLVWLLPDATRFRPPDWRVRGLPGLPADRPRERAIPEEGNSYPGSGALGGEEEAFVALPAAAGAAVWQPGAWVRVEEPVVPDAPFAGTLPPEAVPLFSPVGWVMAVLRPLLAASDDSAALEHTPAFVVSEMVEPGDEPSGSGPATSWGEVPAQDENGEDSPYKDHPVNPSEGANPAPAGSVWARSSRGSAETGSFAPNQPLVTVHESGGTGAGENPLAASGTRETVADNNAPERVRIDIEKSSHTLTIRFDGEPLAQFPVGLGRHNATPDGEFTIACKVTNPDWSDRGRIVKAGDPENPLGRRWIGLAAGGRATSYGIHPTSEPQSIGADMSRGCVRMRPEDAETVFRLCPVGTVVSIEP, translated from the coding sequence GTGACACAGGGTGAGGAAGAGAAGCCGGGCCGTTTTGGAATGCCGGCGGTCTCTCGCGCCCACCACCCGGTGGGCCGGTCCGTGATCCTGGGCGACCTCGAAGGCAAGCGGCTGCCTCAGGAGGGTCTTGTAACCGCGGTCCGGCACGAAGGCCTGACCATCTGGACAAGCGCGCCCTTCAAGGCGGGCGAGCGGCTCTTCATCGAGTTTCCGGTCGCGCATCCAACGGAACCACGGCGCACAGCCATTATTCGGGGCAACGTGTCCGCCCTGCGCGAGACTGGCGGCGAGTGCGTGCTTGAGGTCCGCCTCATTCTCATGCCGAACATCCCGGTAACCGATGTCGCGGCGTCTCATCTCAATGCCCAGGAAGCTGCCGCCCTGATTCGCGAGGTGCAGAATGACCTCGAGACTGCTGGCGATTCCGGAGCGCTGCCCGTGGCGGATTTCACGCAACTTCTCCCCAGCCCGAACACTCCGGCAAGGCCGAGACATAGACGGCGGCGCGTCTTGGCGGCGCTGGAAATGCTGGCCGCCGCTCTTCTGCTTGTGTGGCTGCTCCCGGATGCCACGCGGTTCCGGCCCCCGGACTGGCGAGTCAGGGGCTTGCCCGGCCTTCCCGCGGACCGGCCCCGGGAGCGAGCCATCCCCGAAGAAGGCAATTCCTATCCGGGGTCTGGGGCGCTTGGCGGGGAGGAGGAGGCGTTCGTGGCGCTTCCTGCGGCTGCGGGAGCCGCTGTCTGGCAACCCGGCGCGTGGGTTCGTGTCGAGGAACCGGTTGTCCCGGATGCGCCTTTTGCAGGCACTCTGCCCCCGGAGGCCGTTCCCCTGTTTTCACCTGTGGGATGGGTCATGGCTGTCTTGCGTCCCCTGCTTGCGGCATCGGACGATAGCGCCGCCCTCGAACACACTCCCGCCTTCGTTGTCTCGGAGATGGTTGAACCCGGAGACGAGCCGTCTGGTTCCGGCCCGGCGACGTCCTGGGGCGAGGTCCCTGCACAGGATGAGAATGGTGAGGATTCGCCGTATAAGGATCATCCTGTCAACCCTTCAGAGGGCGCGAATCCTGCCCCGGCGGGTTCCGTTTGGGCCCGCTCGAGCCGGGGTTCCGCCGAGACTGGGTCTTTCGCGCCAAATCAACCACTGGTTACCGTTCATGAATCAGGAGGTACCGGGGCTGGTGAGAATCCCTTGGCGGCTTCGGGCACTCGCGAGACGGTTGCCGATAACAACGCTCCGGAACGCGTCAGAATTGACATCGAAAAGAGCAGCCATACCTTGACAATCCGCTTCGATGGCGAGCCGCTCGCACAGTTTCCCGTTGGCTTGGGGCGTCACAACGCGACCCCCGATGGCGAGTTCACCATAGCATGCAAGGTCACGAACCCCGACTGGTCCGACCGGGGGCGCATTGTCAAGGCGGGCGACCCCGAAAACCCGCTTGGCAGGCGGTGGATAGGGCTTGCCGCCGGTGGACGCGCCACGAGCTACGGCATTCACCCCACGAGCGAGCCGCAGTCCATCGGGGCCGATATGAGCCGCGGATGCGTCCGAATGCGGCCCGAAGACGCCGAGACCGTTTTCCGACTGTGCCCTGTTGGGACAGTGGTGAGCATCGAACCGTGA
- a CDS encoding YhjD/YihY/BrkB family envelope integrity protein, with translation MREFLTELMEALQRGHRFVTYDVWRIGKPGEQVPSGFVIKHVRVAILLFKGLMSDVIWLRTSSLAFATILAIVPFLAFAFFIMQTFDLAQSLTDVLENSIHDYAERVGVVRDQSSGEIPESATAPPGEPGQGPAPAAVPAPRSADDRSLRNRELLESALGWLLEGVPSPDGVQGTLGKDTPLKVILQMVEESGDSTAMGTFLGVMFVFCSVFGLMYGIESAFNAIWGTRRNRSWFRIFTDYMLIVLILPFVVAFVVGLTTALETEDLAWGPLSLLLSGARYVALWLALAIVYCVVPNTKVPVRYALLGGIIAGTIWILTAKAFLHFQWGVARANFFYGSFALIPLILAWIYTCWLIILFGAQITFAYQYEKTFAMERFAERASYAYKEAIGLRAVTEVSRRFDAGLPPLSAAECATEWNVPVRLLNDTLDELDEAGLLRQVHTDPVRYQPARSIDKITVGDVLKAMREHGRDPSALRDDDAMKPLLEKIHEREQGVINMTIEEAIKVFHLGPSSQDTPSAPAEDGPQEGPTEP, from the coding sequence ATGCGCGAGTTTCTAACAGAGCTCATGGAAGCCCTGCAGCGGGGGCACCGGTTTGTGACGTACGATGTGTGGCGCATTGGCAAACCCGGCGAGCAGGTGCCCAGCGGATTCGTGATTAAGCATGTCCGGGTGGCCATTCTGTTGTTTAAAGGCCTCATGAGCGACGTGATCTGGTTGCGGACCTCCTCGCTTGCGTTTGCCACTATCCTCGCGATCGTGCCGTTTCTGGCGTTCGCGTTCTTCATCATGCAGACCTTCGACCTGGCCCAGAGCCTCACCGATGTGCTCGAGAACAGCATCCATGACTATGCGGAACGCGTGGGCGTCGTGCGTGACCAGTCTTCCGGCGAGATACCCGAGAGCGCAACTGCGCCACCGGGCGAACCCGGCCAGGGGCCGGCCCCTGCCGCTGTTCCTGCCCCGAGAAGCGCGGACGACCGCTCCCTCCGGAACCGCGAATTGCTCGAATCGGCGCTGGGATGGTTGCTGGAGGGCGTGCCGTCACCCGACGGCGTTCAAGGCACGCTGGGCAAGGACACCCCTCTGAAAGTCATCCTTCAAATGGTCGAGGAGAGCGGCGACAGCACGGCGATGGGGACTTTTCTCGGGGTCATGTTCGTATTCTGCTCGGTGTTCGGGTTGATGTACGGCATCGAGTCGGCGTTCAATGCCATCTGGGGCACACGACGCAACCGATCGTGGTTCCGAATCTTCACCGACTACATGCTTATCGTGTTGATACTGCCGTTTGTGGTCGCCTTTGTGGTCGGATTGACCACGGCACTCGAGACGGAGGACTTGGCGTGGGGCCCATTGAGCCTTCTCCTCAGCGGCGCGCGCTACGTTGCCCTCTGGCTGGCTCTGGCCATCGTATACTGCGTCGTTCCGAACACGAAGGTGCCCGTCCGCTACGCGCTGCTGGGCGGGATCATCGCGGGCACGATCTGGATACTCACGGCAAAGGCCTTTCTTCACTTCCAGTGGGGGGTCGCGCGGGCCAACTTCTTTTACGGCAGTTTTGCGTTAATCCCCCTGATCCTCGCGTGGATATACACCTGCTGGCTGATCATTCTTTTCGGGGCGCAGATCACCTTCGCTTACCAGTACGAAAAGACCTTCGCGATGGAACGTTTCGCCGAGCGCGCCAGCTACGCGTACAAGGAAGCGATTGGCCTGCGCGCCGTCACCGAGGTGAGCCGCCGGTTCGATGCCGGGCTCCCGCCGCTTTCCGCCGCCGAGTGCGCTACCGAATGGAACGTCCCCGTCCGCTTGCTGAACGATACGCTGGACGAGCTCGATGAGGCGGGATTGCTGCGCCAGGTCCACACGGACCCTGTGCGGTACCAGCCCGCCCGCTCGATTGACAAGATTACGGTGGGCGACGTTCTCAAAGCGATGCGCGAGCATGGGCGCGACCCGTCGGCGCTGCGCGACGACGACGCTATGAAGCCCCTCCTGGAGAAGATCCACGAACGCGAACAGGGCGTCATAAATATGACCATCGAGGAGGCCATCAAAGTTTTTCACCTCGGCCCCTCCAGCCAAGACACGCCATCGGCTCCCGCCGAGGATGGGCCGCAAGAAGGTCCCACCGAGCCGTAA